The stretch of DNA AACCCTAATATCGTAAAAGCAATCCAGAGAATATTTACATATGCAAATCGCGTTATCCAAACGGCTATTGAATAGTATCCTTGTGCGATACTCGTCATCTAAATCACCTCACTATGTGAATTCAATAATTGAAATGTAGACAAAAGCAGGTGTTCACTTCTTACACCGTGTTTTGCCTCATTTCAGTTATTCCTTTACAGAACCTATCAGAACTCCTTTTACAAAGAAACGTTGTAAAAATGGATATACAATTAATAGTGGTAGTGCAGAAACGATGATCACTGCATATTTTACTAATGAAGCTGTTTTTACTTGCTCTGCAAACGATTGAGCAGAACCAGCAGCATTGGAAATACTACTTGCATTCACTTCATTCAAGATCAAAATTTGCCGAAGTATTAGCTGTAATGGGAATTTATCTTCTGTACGTAAATAAATCAACGCATTAAAGTACTGATTCCATAAGGCAACTCCATGAAAAAGTGCCATTACAGCAATAATTGGTAATGATAACGGTAAAACTACCTTAATAAATAAGTAAAAGTCACTTGCTCCATCAATTTTGGACGCTTCGACAAGTTGATCTGGAATAGTTTGTTGGAAGAAGGTTCGCGCAACAAGAATCGACCAAGCTCCCACAACCCCTGGAATAACAATCGCCCACATTGTATCGAGCATTTGCAAATTACGAACAACTAAGTACGTTGGAATAAGTCCTCCATTAAATAGCATCGTGAATAAAATAAACCATAACCAAAATTTCTTCCCCATTAATTCTTTGCGGGATAAGGCATATGCTGCCGGCAATAAAACAAACAAATGGATGAGCACACCAACAATTGTGTATAAGATCGTATTTTTATATCCCGTCCAAATCGCATCATTTTGGAATACTCGTTGGAACCCATCAAAGGTAATATCCACTGGCCAAAGCCACATCTTCCCAGTGTTCACAGCTTGAGGATCACTAATGGATGCGCTCAGCACAAAAATAAGCGGATAAATGACGATTATTGTAATAATCGATACAAAAAGTATATTTAACCGGTCAAAGGCCTTATCCGATAAACTAAATCTAGACATATTGCATCCTCCTTCCTACCATAAGCTGTTCTCACTAACTTTTCGTGCGATTTGGTTAACGGTAATTAGTAGAACAATATTAATCGCTGATTCAAACAACCCAACAGCTGCTGCAAAACTATATTGTCCTTGCAGGATACCTGTTTCATATACAAACGTTTGGATAATATCCGATGTTTCGGAGTTTAATGTATTTTGCATAAGTAACACTTTCTCAAAGCCAATCTGCATAAAGTTTCCGATATTTAAAATAAATAATACAACGATGGTTGGCATGATACTTGGAATATTTATCCGGAAAATACGCTGTAATCTCGTGGCACCATCCACTTTTGCAGCTTCATGAAGCTCTGGGTTTACCCCCGCTAATGCTGCTAAATAAATAATGGTACTCCACCCTAGTGTCTGCCATTGACCGGACCAGACAAAAATATGGCGGAACCAATCTGGGCTTGTTAGAAATGGAATTGGTTCCATCCCTAAAGCACGGATAAGGTGATTGATTAATCCAGTGTTTGGATCTAGGAACGCAACAAGCATCCCAACAACAACAACGACAGAAATAAAATGCGGTGCATATGTCAAAGTCTGTGTCCACTTCTTATATGCCCCATTACGTAATTCATTAAATGCAAGTGCTAAAATAATCGGTAATGGGAAAAGTACGAGCATGTATAGATTCAAGACAAGTGTATTCTTTAATAATCTCCAGAAGTAATAGGAACTAAAAAAACGTTCAAAATGTTCAAAACCAACCCACGGACTTCCCCATATTCCTAGGTTCGCAAAGTAGTCTTTAAAAGCAATTTGAACGCCATACATTGGTATATAATGAAAAATAAAAAAGTACGAAACTACAGGTAAAAGAAATATATATAATTGCCAATTCGAAAACAAGTTCTTTTTTATTTTGTAGCTTCTACCCCTATGAGCGGGCAATTGTTTTGCCATATCATTGTCTACCTCCTTAAGCAGCTAACTAATGTACAACCTTGATACGTTCGTCGACCATGTATTCCTAATGAAACAACCTTAATTGGCAATTATGTATACTTTTGAACATTGCTTCGCTTACACGTCTGAAGTTGTATTGTCATGCTGGATAAATAGGAAGTAATGCTGTTCAATAGAATCTACTCTCTTTTTCTTTTATCAAAGGGAGTAGAGAGAGGAAAAGGGGGGAGCCTCTCTCTTCAAAATCCATCTGTAATCAAAAATTAATTCTCTGTATAACGGTTGTAAGCATTTTGATGTACTTCTACAACCTCTTCTAATCCCATTTGGTTTAGTGTGTCTACATAATTATCCCAGTTAGCTAAATCTTCATCACCAGTAATAAATTTGTCCCGCATTTCTTCGATATAGTTGTTGATATCTTGACCAGTAGATTGTAAGACAATATTCTCCTCGTCAGTAAATGTGAAACGCGGCCAAATTTCTTCTGGAACAAAAGGTTCAATCTTCTCAGCAGCTTCCATGGACTGAGGAGCAGTTTCTCCACCTTGGAAATAATCTGCTTTAATAATTCCGTTAATCGAACCTAACCATGTTAACTGCTTGGCTAGCGCTTGTTCAAAAGTTATATCTCCTTCAGGATTTAAGATGTGATCTTTATAAACCGCTTCACCGTCTTCTATTTCAAATGTTTCGCCTTCTACACCCATGTAGTAAAGTTCCGCACCTTCATCACTGTAGAAATGATCCATCCAACGTACCGTAGCAGCTGGATTTGAATTCTCACTAGTAATTACTAAGTTTGCTGGATCCCACACAGAAGAAGAAAGTTTATTATATGTTTGATGTCCTTCTGGTCCCTCTAAAGCTGCAACACTGCTATATTGAGAACCAATATCTTCACCAAATAATTCAATTGGATCATAGAAAATCATACTTCCATATAAATTATCAGAGGCATTTGCTAAGAATTGTCCCCACTCAATCGTAAAGATACTTTGATCAATTAATCCTTCTTCGTACAGTTTGTTAATATACTCAAGCATTTGCTTATACTCATCGGTTATAGCAAAGTTACGAACTTCACCAGAAGCATCCAAATCATAGTTCATATTTGACGGACCTTGATTCATGACTCCAAAAGAGCCAGCTAACCATTGCACTAATTCTTGGATCTGCGTGCCACCATAAGGTATTGTTTTACCGCCACCTACTGGATCAAGCTCTTTTACAGCCTTCAAATATTCATAGAATTCACCAGTTGTTTCTGGAATTTCCATTCCCAATTCATCCAACCAATCTTCATTCACCCATGGGCGAGCACTCAGACGTAAGGATAGGAAGTCTTCCTCAATAAGCGCTGGCATGGAGTAAATGTTTCCATCTGGGAACGTAAGTGCTTTTCGAATACTTGGGTCTTCTTCCATTAACGCTGTAAGGTTTGGAGCGTATTGTTCAATTAAATCATTTAACGGTAGGAATACATCTTGCCCACCATACCTTAATAAATCGCTACTCGTAAGCTGCGATAAGAAGAACGCGTCAGGTAAATCGCCACTACCTAAAGCCAGGTTACGATTTTCTTCTAAAGCATCTGGACTTACAAGATCCCAATTTACATTGATGTTTGTTTGATCTCTATATTCATTCCAAATTAGGATATCATTCCAATCATTGTCTTCATTTTGAGCAGGCTTGTTTGCAAAAAAAGTTAGTTCTTGCTCTTCATCAACAATAGGCATTCCTGATTC from Oceanobacillus iheyensis HTE831 encodes:
- a CDS encoding ABC transporter permease; amino-acid sequence: MAKQLPAHRGRSYKIKKNLFSNWQLYIFLLPVVSYFFIFHYIPMYGVQIAFKDYFANLGIWGSPWVGFEHFERFFSSYYFWRLLKNTLVLNLYMLVLFPLPIILALAFNELRNGAYKKWTQTLTYAPHFISVVVVVGMLVAFLDPNTGLINHLIRALGMEPIPFLTSPDWFRHIFVWSGQWQTLGWSTIIYLAALAGVNPELHEAAKVDGATRLQRIFRINIPSIMPTIVVLFILNIGNFMQIGFEKVLLMQNTLNSETSDIIQTFVYETGILQGQYSFAAAVGLFESAINIVLLITVNQIARKVSENSLW
- a CDS encoding carbohydrate ABC transporter permease, encoding MSRFSLSDKAFDRLNILFVSIITIIVIYPLIFVLSASISDPQAVNTGKMWLWPVDITFDGFQRVFQNDAIWTGYKNTILYTIVGVLIHLFVLLPAAYALSRKELMGKKFWLWFILFTMLFNGGLIPTYLVVRNLQMLDTMWAIVIPGVVGAWSILVARTFFQQTIPDQLVEASKIDGASDFYLFIKVVLPLSLPIIAVMALFHGVALWNQYFNALIYLRTEDKFPLQLILRQILILNEVNASSISNAAGSAQSFAEQVKTASLVKYAVIIVSALPLLIVYPFLQRFFVKGVLIGSVKE
- a CDS encoding ABC transporter substrate-binding protein, which produces MKVKRLLLILLLIGFVTALSACNNDDEGGGDGGDSGGGDDATAASEDVNESGMPIVDEEQELTFFANKPAQNEDNDWNDILIWNEYRDQTNINVNWDLVSPDALEENRNLALGSGDLPDAFFLSQLTSSDLLRYGGQDVFLPLNDLIEQYAPNLTALMEEDPSIRKALTFPDGNIYSMPALIEEDFLSLRLSARPWVNEDWLDELGMEIPETTGEFYEYLKAVKELDPVGGGKTIPYGGTQIQELVQWLAGSFGVMNQGPSNMNYDLDASGEVRNFAITDEYKQMLEYINKLYEEGLIDQSIFTIEWGQFLANASDNLYGSMIFYDPIELFGEDIGSQYSSVAALEGPEGHQTYNKLSSSVWDPANLVITSENSNPAATVRWMDHFYSDEGAELYYMGVEGETFEIEDGEAVYKDHILNPEGDITFEQALAKQLTWLGSINGIIKADYFQGGETAPQSMEAAEKIEPFVPEEIWPRFTFTDEENIVLQSTGQDINNYIEEMRDKFITGDEDLANWDNYVDTLNQMGLEEVVEVHQNAYNRYTEN